The following proteins are co-located in the Rheinheimera salexigens genome:
- a CDS encoding dipeptidyl-peptidase 3 family protein → MRINPILTALLVAGALTVTACSDKATPTNTGQASVNSELASASPAAETTVSLIPEFASRLDIYYPVDLTADLSALSANQHKMLALLIDAAKVMDDLFWQQAFGGSKQDFLAKLPQGKVRQFADINYGPWDRLKGDAPFLTGFAEKALGAEFYPQDMTKAEFTAADFADKTGLYSMVQRDSQGELVSVPYSKMYQTQLATAAKLLTQAAALAEDSEFAHYLTLRAQALLTDSYQASDLAWMAMKNNKIDIVIGPIENYEDQLYGYRTAFEAYVLVKDQSWSDKLAKYAATLPALQRGLPVDEKYKAEVPGSDADLNAYDVIYYAGHANAGSKTIAINLPNDEQVQLEYGTRRLQLKNAMQAKFEHIMLPITDLLITPEQRQHVTFNAFFNNTMFHEVAHGLGIKNTINGNGTVRQSLKEHASALEEGKADILGLYMITQLHKQGMLEEGEIEDFYTTFMAGIFRSVRFGASSAHGKANMIRFNYFAEQEAFVRNNDGTYQVDYEKMQLAMASLSELILTLQGDGNYDGVASLVADKGVIKPQLAADLARLSSANIPVDIDFNQGKQVLGLE, encoded by the coding sequence ATGCGTATTAATCCAATTCTAACTGCCTTACTGGTGGCCGGTGCATTAACTGTTACTGCTTGTTCTGATAAAGCGACACCTACTAACACTGGCCAAGCGAGTGTTAACTCTGAACTAGCAAGCGCTTCGCCTGCAGCTGAAACGACCGTTAGCCTAATACCTGAATTTGCATCACGATTAGATATTTATTATCCAGTAGATTTAACGGCTGATCTATCTGCTTTAAGTGCTAACCAACATAAAATGCTGGCGCTATTAATCGATGCCGCAAAAGTGATGGATGACTTATTTTGGCAGCAAGCCTTTGGCGGATCTAAACAAGATTTTTTAGCCAAGTTACCGCAAGGTAAAGTGCGTCAATTTGCGGATATTAACTATGGTCCTTGGGATCGTCTTAAAGGTGATGCCCCTTTTTTAACCGGCTTTGCTGAAAAAGCATTAGGTGCTGAGTTTTATCCTCAAGATATGACTAAAGCAGAATTTACGGCAGCGGATTTTGCCGATAAAACCGGTTTGTATTCGATGGTGCAGCGCGATAGTCAGGGTGAGTTAGTTAGCGTTCCTTATTCAAAAATGTATCAAACACAACTAGCAACCGCGGCAAAACTATTAACCCAAGCTGCAGCGTTAGCAGAAGATAGCGAGTTTGCGCATTACTTAACCCTAAGAGCGCAAGCGTTATTAACCGATAGTTATCAAGCGTCTGATTTAGCTTGGATGGCGATGAAGAATAATAAGATAGATATCGTCATAGGCCCTATCGAAAATTATGAAGATCAGTTATACGGATATCGCACGGCGTTTGAAGCTTATGTGTTAGTAAAAGATCAAAGCTGGAGCGACAAATTGGCTAAATATGCTGCCACCTTGCCAGCTTTACAGCGAGGTTTACCAGTCGATGAAAAATACAAAGCAGAAGTGCCCGGTAGTGATGCAGATTTAAATGCCTATGATGTTATTTATTATGCTGGTCATGCCAATGCCGGTTCAAAAACGATTGCCATTAACCTACCCAATGATGAGCAAGTGCAATTAGAGTACGGCACTAGGCGGTTACAGTTAAAAAACGCCATGCAAGCTAAGTTTGAGCATATTATGTTGCCAATTACTGACTTGCTAATCACACCTGAGCAACGTCAGCATGTCACCTTTAATGCCTTTTTTAATAATACTATGTTTCATGAAGTGGCTCATGGTTTAGGCATTAAAAACACTATTAATGGCAATGGCACTGTTCGTCAATCATTAAAAGAACACGCTTCAGCGTTAGAGGAAGGCAAAGCCGATATTTTAGGCTTGTATATGATCACGCAACTGCATAAACAAGGCATGCTGGAAGAGGGTGAGATTGAAGATTTCTATACCACCTTTATGGCCGGCATTTTCCGCTCAGTGAGGTTTGGTGCCTCAAGTGCCCATGGTAAAGCGAATATGATCCGCTTTAATTACTTTGCTGAACAAGAGGCTTTTGTTCGTAATAACGATGGTACTTATCAAGTGGATTATGAAAAAATGCAGTTGGCAATGGCGTCATTATCCGAGCTTATCTTGACATTGCAAGGCGATGGCAATTATGACGGCGTGGCATCGTTAGTGGCTGACAAAGGCGTAATTAAGCCGCAATTAGCCGCTGATTTAGCCCGTTTGTCATCGGCTAATATTCCGGTTGATATTGACTTTAATCAAGGTAAGCAAGTGCTTGGCTTAGAATAA
- a CDS encoding energy-coupling factor ABC transporter permease, with the protein MTMWQITGWILWLLITVRYFPREFWPKLKTEPGYQHFVFGSVLGLSVLWSIQAGIINGLNLHFLMLTTLVLCHGWRIAMLLCAFISLILITFQIIPLADAGLYALTTFIIPGLFSYLMFLASYRYLSRHLFVYIFVAGFLTSAFTIALHMLLVSLWFYTEGRYEWDIIYDNYLKMSILTWFPEALLNGGAITLMAIYQPHWLRTFYDREYLSPDR; encoded by the coding sequence ATGACAATGTGGCAAATAACCGGCTGGATTTTATGGCTACTGATAACAGTACGCTACTTTCCGCGTGAGTTTTGGCCCAAGTTAAAAACAGAACCCGGTTATCAGCATTTTGTGTTTGGGTCAGTATTAGGCTTAAGTGTGTTATGGAGTATTCAAGCCGGTATTATTAATGGTTTAAACCTGCATTTTTTAATGTTAACCACTTTGGTGCTGTGTCATGGCTGGCGTATCGCTATGTTGTTATGTGCATTTATTAGCCTGATATTAATTACTTTTCAGATCATCCCACTGGCCGATGCCGGTTTATACGCGTTAACAACCTTTATTATTCCTGGTTTATTTAGCTACCTAATGTTTTTAGCCAGTTACCGTTACCTTTCTCGGCATTTATTTGTCTATATTTTTGTGGCCGGCTTTTTAACCTCAGCCTTCACTATCGCTTTGCATATGCTATTAGTTTCACTGTGGTTTTATACTGAAGGACGTTACGAATGGGATATTATCTATGATAATTATCTTAAGATGTCGATATTAACTTGGTTTCCTGAAGCCTTACTCAATGGTGGGGCAATTACCTTAATGGCCATCTATCAACCGCACTGGTTACGTACCTTTTATGATCGTGAATATCTGTCACCAGACCGATAA
- a CDS encoding alpha-2-macroglobulin: MSGSSSFFSKLFGSVNWTAPPWCQQLKHSAQHQPGRFWSITVFILLMLTVAIVGGYYYAQLPKPIQVIANISAPEIGYYQDDVEQPSSLILHFEYESQPVPDAEEPPQAEPITPRSVDNLSRLSRIAPPISPPIVPLSTLSAAKLDLIGEVLSQGVTLSPNIAGKWLWQDDNTLSFTPEQAWPAGQQYKVSLDKAIFAPDINLKTTSYHFSSPELSVELDKLRFYQHPDQLKQRHIVGILYFSHPVQLSSIYPLLSLQMRADGADKSASTKALEYTLTSDKTGREVYIQSAALTLPEHEQYLTLTLAKGVKVQRGNTETALEISQQILVPDQNSFLKVLQPTVEIVTNPEQQPEQMLLLGFTDRIARAELTNKLKLYALPKHPKRRSGNWMTSEVNSKVLADAKAIEWQLMPTPESHAAQFSIKLDLPVQQNIFIQLPAGVESVAEFRLANEFRSVQQAPAYPKQAKIIGEGAVLSLSGQQTLQLLSRGLPGVKVKLHKLLPQQLNHYISQTNGDISQPYFDSYRFDQENITAVYEKTFSLTTPDAKADLKQANYLALPLKPYLDKSGMGLFIIELMAYDATQPNNYQETLDKRMVLVTDLGLLVKHNADSSQQVFVMSVATGKPVANAKVQLLGKNGVALYSQQTDSQGQVSFAKTNHFMRERQPVVYLVTQQREGITDSSFIPYQRYSRQLDYSKFNTAGDYYDPVDSTALNAYIFSDRGIYRPGEQVKLATIIRQADLSVAQASNLPLKIQIEGPRGNTFWQEKFSLSGRGLHSFSIDSDSSSDTGRYNVSVSLLDKKGAQQRYLGSASFQIEEFMPDRLKITNRFNQHASGWLSPADLSAQIQLDNLFGTPAQQRRVSARFELIPTSFDFTEYKDYKFVALNQEDKARERIKENLADQQTDANGQANFTLPLEQYSGGTYRLLFHAEGFDGGGGRSVQLMQTALVSPLPQLVGFKTDGDLSYLKKQQARIINFIAINNQLEQIALSGLKLKLIAKRPVSSLVQQRDGTYQYQSIEQREQVSETDFAIAKTGSQYALATDTPGDYELQLVDGQQQLLTKLSFSVIGAGNSQAMLEKNASLTVKLDKSDYKAGDWIELNITAPYTGTGLISIESDKVHAFSWFSASTTSSIQRIQLPKHLEGNAYINVSYVRALDSEELFISPLSYAVVPFNIDRSSRELQITLQAPEEVRPGKPFNLSYKTSTAADILIFGVDEGILQVADYQLPDPLAYYLKKRALQVRSMQILDLLLPEFNLLSRQLAGIGGDSESMKMMAGRAMMDKNLNPFARRQEQPGVFWLGILAADTKLKQAEITIPQSFSGNIKLMAVAVGDKTLGSNSQDLLVRGPFVLTPDVLTTAAPGDEFDVSVTVANGIKQSGQQAKVEVVLTLPDSLQLVGSAKQQLTIAEGSEASARFRVKALAQLGEASVRFSARYEKDSIVEQTDRDLSISIRPATDYQQHITAGFAKKGQVSLSPSTKWYPELAQLSVTASSNPLVLAESFSDYLAQYPHGCTEQIVSQVFPWIGLVQQPAYQNQLPALQQKFASLITKLAERQQHDGGFNFWPGQQNSADAPSVYTMHFLLAAREQGLAVPNYMLEQGLEYLTSLARLNGANVYQARLRANAIYLLTRNGQVTSNYLVALHERLEKQHKQAWQSDITAVYMAASYQLLQKQDVANSLISQYRLNKPSAFQQQAELDNRIAPSPFANAAFQSQLSLDAQYIYLLAEHFTDKAQQLDADTVLNLVQPMFDGHYNTISSAYAVLALSAYGQMQGGTYNDSLQFYQLIADTKQPVNLADNSSAMPQANLAVNADKVLIESAQPVFYALSEAGFAATLPSSATSNDLEVVRDYLDAAGNKVATAQQGDELTVRLRIRSTTKQWHTNIAVIDLLPAGFSVIRSSLPREQTHWRADYIDVREDRIVYYASFGPQSTELKYQVKVTAAGDFVVPAVYAESMYDRSVNAHSVASRFKVNAEQ, from the coding sequence ATGTCTGGGTCATCATCATTTTTCAGTAAATTGTTTGGTTCCGTTAATTGGACAGCGCCGCCTTGGTGTCAACAATTAAAGCATTCAGCTCAACATCAACCCGGCCGTTTTTGGTCTATTACTGTTTTTATACTGTTAATGCTTACTGTGGCTATTGTTGGTGGGTATTATTACGCCCAGTTACCTAAGCCAATTCAAGTAATCGCTAACATTAGTGCACCAGAGATTGGTTACTATCAAGATGATGTTGAGCAACCCAGTAGCTTAATCTTGCATTTTGAGTATGAAAGCCAGCCTGTACCTGATGCGGAAGAACCACCACAGGCCGAGCCAATAACGCCAAGATCAGTAGATAACTTATCTCGACTATCAAGAATAGCACCGCCAATTTCACCGCCAATAGTACCGCTATCTACTCTTTCAGCGGCAAAATTAGATTTAATTGGTGAGGTATTAAGCCAAGGAGTAACGCTTAGCCCAAATATAGCCGGTAAATGGTTATGGCAAGATGATAACACCTTAAGCTTTACGCCAGAGCAGGCGTGGCCCGCGGGTCAACAATATAAAGTGAGTTTAGATAAAGCTATTTTCGCCCCTGACATTAATTTAAAAACCACGAGTTATCACTTTTCATCGCCTGAATTAAGCGTTGAGTTGGATAAATTACGTTTTTATCAACATCCAGATCAGCTTAAACAACGGCATATTGTTGGCATCTTATATTTTAGTCATCCGGTGCAGTTATCGAGTATTTACCCATTATTAAGTTTACAGATGCGTGCCGATGGCGCCGATAAATCAGCTAGCACAAAGGCCTTAGAATACACTCTGACCAGCGATAAAACTGGCCGTGAAGTGTATATTCAATCTGCTGCGCTAACCTTACCCGAGCATGAGCAATATTTAACCTTAACATTAGCTAAAGGTGTGAAGGTGCAACGAGGTAACACAGAAACAGCTTTAGAAATTAGCCAGCAAATATTAGTGCCGGATCAAAATAGTTTTTTAAAAGTGCTGCAACCGACAGTTGAAATCGTGACTAATCCCGAGCAGCAGCCAGAGCAGATGTTGCTACTCGGATTTACTGATCGCATTGCCAGAGCTGAACTAACCAACAAACTTAAATTATATGCCTTACCAAAGCATCCAAAACGGCGCTCGGGTAACTGGATGACGAGCGAAGTTAATAGCAAAGTGTTAGCGGATGCTAAAGCTATAGAGTGGCAACTTATGCCAACCCCTGAAAGTCATGCCGCGCAGTTTAGTATTAAGTTAGATTTACCGGTGCAGCAGAATATTTTTATTCAACTGCCTGCGGGAGTAGAGTCGGTTGCTGAGTTTCGCTTAGCCAATGAGTTTCGCTCGGTGCAACAAGCGCCAGCGTATCCCAAGCAAGCGAAGATTATTGGCGAAGGGGCGGTACTGTCGTTAAGTGGTCAGCAAACCCTGCAATTGCTTAGCCGTGGCTTACCCGGAGTAAAAGTAAAACTGCATAAGCTGCTACCGCAGCAACTAAATCATTATATTAGCCAAACTAATGGTGATATTAGCCAGCCGTATTTTGATAGTTATCGTTTTGATCAAGAAAACATAACCGCGGTATATGAAAAAACGTTTAGCTTGACCACGCCTGATGCCAAAGCTGATCTGAAACAAGCCAATTATTTAGCTCTGCCTTTAAAACCGTATTTAGATAAAAGCGGTATGGGGCTGTTTATTATCGAGTTAATGGCCTACGACGCTACTCAACCGAATAACTATCAAGAAACGCTTGATAAACGCATGGTGCTAGTAACCGATCTGGGCTTATTGGTTAAACACAATGCCGACTCAAGTCAGCAAGTATTTGTGATGTCTGTTGCCACAGGCAAACCAGTAGCTAATGCCAAAGTGCAGTTATTGGGTAAAAACGGCGTAGCCTTATATAGCCAACAAACCGATAGCCAAGGACAGGTAAGTTTTGCTAAAACCAATCACTTTATGCGAGAACGGCAACCGGTGGTGTATTTAGTCACTCAGCAGCGTGAGGGCATTACGGACAGTAGCTTTATTCCTTATCAACGCTATAGCCGCCAGTTAGATTATTCAAAGTTTAATACTGCTGGAGATTACTATGATCCTGTGGATAGCACAGCGTTAAATGCTTATATCTTTAGTGATCGTGGTATTTATCGACCGGGTGAGCAAGTTAAATTGGCGACAATTATTCGTCAAGCTGATCTGTCGGTTGCCCAAGCGAGTAATCTACCACTTAAAATTCAAATTGAAGGACCACGCGGCAATACATTCTGGCAGGAAAAATTTTCATTATCAGGTCGCGGCTTACATAGCTTTAGCATTGATAGTGACAGTAGCAGTGATACTGGTCGTTACAATGTATCGGTAAGTTTATTAGATAAAAAAGGCGCACAACAGCGATATTTAGGCTCGGCTAGCTTTCAAATTGAAGAGTTTATGCCCGATCGGTTAAAAATAACCAACCGTTTTAATCAACACGCGTCAGGCTGGTTATCACCCGCTGATTTAAGTGCACAAATCCAATTAGATAATTTATTTGGCACTCCAGCCCAGCAACGCCGCGTCAGTGCTCGGTTTGAATTAATCCCCACTAGTTTTGATTTTACTGAGTATAAAGATTATAAATTTGTAGCATTAAATCAGGAAGATAAAGCTAGAGAGCGCATAAAAGAAAACTTGGCTGATCAGCAAACAGATGCCAATGGTCAAGCCAATTTCACTTTGCCACTAGAGCAATACAGTGGCGGGACTTACCGCTTATTGTTTCATGCTGAAGGCTTTGATGGCGGTGGGGGTCGCAGTGTGCAATTAATGCAAACCGCGTTGGTATCACCATTGCCACAATTAGTCGGTTTTAAAACCGACGGTGACTTAAGTTATTTGAAAAAGCAGCAAGCACGCATTATTAATTTTATTGCCATCAATAATCAGCTAGAACAGATAGCATTATCAGGACTTAAATTAAAATTAATTGCTAAACGTCCGGTATCTAGTTTAGTTCAGCAACGTGATGGTACTTATCAATATCAGAGTATTGAGCAGCGCGAGCAGGTTAGCGAAACCGACTTTGCAATTGCTAAAACGGGTAGCCAGTATGCCTTAGCTACCGATACACCGGGTGATTATGAGCTGCAATTAGTGGATGGCCAGCAGCAATTATTAACTAAATTAAGCTTTAGTGTTATTGGCGCGGGTAATAGCCAAGCCATGCTGGAAAAAAATGCTAGCTTAACGGTCAAGCTAGATAAAAGCGATTACAAAGCAGGTGATTGGATAGAGTTAAATATTACCGCACCTTATACCGGTACCGGTTTAATTAGTATTGAGTCGGATAAAGTGCACGCTTTTAGCTGGTTTAGTGCTAGCACCACAAGCTCTATTCAACGCATACAATTACCTAAGCATTTAGAAGGTAATGCCTATATTAATGTCAGCTACGTTCGAGCACTTGATTCTGAAGAGCTATTTATTAGCCCGCTTAGTTATGCCGTAGTGCCGTTTAATATTGATCGCAGTAGTCGTGAGCTACAAATTACCCTGCAAGCACCCGAAGAAGTGCGGCCCGGTAAACCGTTTAATTTAAGCTATAAAACCTCGACAGCGGCCGATATATTAATTTTTGGTGTTGATGAAGGCATATTGCAAGTAGCTGATTATCAATTACCTGATCCGCTGGCTTATTATCTAAAAAAGCGGGCGCTGCAAGTGCGCAGTATGCAAATACTCGATTTACTGCTGCCAGAGTTTAACTTATTAAGTCGTCAGCTGGCCGGTATTGGTGGTGACAGTGAAAGTATGAAAATGATGGCAGGTCGCGCCATGATGGATAAAAATCTTAACCCCTTTGCACGCCGCCAAGAACAACCGGGTGTGTTTTGGTTAGGTATTTTAGCGGCTGATACTAAGCTTAAACAGGCAGAAATTACTATACCACAAAGCTTTAGCGGCAATATCAAGCTAATGGCAGTAGCGGTAGGAGATAAGACGTTAGGCTCTAACAGCCAAGATTTACTAGTACGAGGTCCATTTGTGCTAACGCCAGATGTATTAACCACCGCAGCACCAGGTGATGAGTTTGATGTTAGCGTGACCGTGGCTAATGGTATTAAGCAGTCCGGCCAGCAAGCAAAAGTAGAGGTAGTATTAACGCTACCAGACTCGTTGCAATTAGTCGGGTCGGCTAAGCAGCAATTAACCATTGCCGAAGGCAGTGAAGCCAGCGCCCGATTTAGAGTAAAAGCCTTAGCCCAATTAGGCGAAGCAAGCGTGCGCTTTAGTGCTCGTTATGAAAAAGACAGTATAGTAGAGCAAACGGATCGGGATCTCAGTATCAGTATTAGGCCAGCGACAGATTATCAACAGCATATTACGGCCGGCTTTGCTAAAAAAGGTCAGGTTAGCTTAAGCCCAAGTACTAAATGGTATCCCGAGTTAGCGCAGTTGTCGGTAACTGCTTCCAGTAATCCACTGGTATTGGCTGAAAGCTTTAGTGACTATTTAGCCCAGTACCCGCATGGTTGTACCGAGCAAATAGTGTCGCAAGTCTTTCCTTGGATTGGCTTAGTGCAACAACCGGCTTATCAAAATCAATTGCCAGCGTTACAGCAAAAATTTGCTAGCTTGATAACTAAATTGGCCGAGCGCCAACAGCATGACGGTGGCTTTAACTTTTGGCCAGGACAGCAAAACAGTGCCGATGCGCCGAGTGTGTATACCATGCACTTTTTATTAGCAGCACGAGAGCAAGGGCTAGCGGTACCTAACTATATGCTTGAACAAGGACTGGAATATTTAACCAGTTTAGCGCGGTTAAATGGCGCTAATGTCTATCAGGCTCGGCTACGTGCGAATGCTATATATTTACTAACCCGTAATGGTCAGGTAACCAGTAATTATTTAGTGGCATTACATGAGCGGTTAGAGAAACAACATAAGCAAGCGTGGCAATCAGACATTACCGCAGTGTATATGGCGGCAAGTTATCAGCTACTGCAAAAACAAGATGTGGCGAATAGTTTAATTAGCCAATATCGACTGAACAAACCGTCAGCGTTTCAGCAGCAGGCTGAATTGGATAACCGCATAGCGCCATCACCTTTTGCCAATGCTGCCTTTCAATCGCAACTAAGCTTAGATGCCCAATATATTTATCTATTAGCTGAGCATTTTACCGATAAAGCCCAGCAGCTAGATGCAGATACAGTGTTAAATTTAGTGCAGCCGATGTTTGACGGTCACTATAATACCATTAGCTCGGCCTATGCCGTGTTAGCCTTGTCAGCTTATGGCCAAATGCAAGGCGGTACTTATAATGACTCACTGCAGTTTTATCAGCTTATTGCCGATACAAAACAACCGGTAAATCTTGCGGATAACAGCAGTGCAATGCCGCAGGCGAACCTAGCTGTTAACGCCGACAAGGTATTAATAGAATCGGCGCAACCGGTTTTCTATGCCTTAAGCGAAGCGGGTTTTGCCGCTACATTGCCTAGCAGCGCAACCAGTAATGATTTAGAAGTGGTGCGTGACTATTTAGATGCTGCAGGCAACAAAGTCGCAACAGCGCAGCAGGGTGATGAATTGACGGTTAGGTTGCGTATTCGTAGCACCACTAAACAATGGCACACTAATATTGCAGTTATAGATTTATTACCTGCCGGTTTTAGCGTTATTCGTAGCTCGTTACCCAGAGAGCAAACACACTGGCGAGCGGATTACATTGATGTGCGCGAAGACCGAATTGTCTATTACGCCAGCTTTGGCCCGCAAAGTACTGAGCTTAAGTATCAAGTTAAAGTGACGGCTGCCGGTGATTTTGTGGTCCCCGCGGTTTATGCCGAATCGATGTACGATCGCAGCGTAAATGCCCATTCTGTGGCATCTCGCTTTAAGGTCAACGCAGAGCAGTAA
- a CDS encoding methyltransferase family protein: protein MNRLEKKLPPVLVVLIVALMMWLISLTLPLFTISFTLRLVMVTLLFLLALVIILAGVFAFKRAKTTVDPRVPEAASELVTSGIYTLTRNPMYLGFAMSLLAWAIYLSSAWSVLMIALFILYLNQFQIKAEERALTKVFGQQFIQYQAKVRRWL from the coding sequence ATGAACAGGTTAGAAAAAAAGCTACCACCGGTATTGGTTGTACTTATCGTTGCATTAATGATGTGGTTAATTTCTTTGACCCTGCCGCTTTTTACTATCAGTTTTACGCTTAGGCTAGTTATGGTAACGCTATTATTCTTACTAGCGTTAGTAATAATTTTAGCCGGTGTATTTGCTTTTAAGCGAGCTAAAACTACGGTTGATCCGCGGGTGCCTGAAGCGGCGTCAGAGCTAGTGACTAGCGGTATTTATACCTTAACTCGCAACCCTATGTACCTTGGCTTTGCTATGTCGTTATTGGCGTGGGCGATTTATTTATCCTCAGCTTGGTCGGTGTTAATGATAGCGCTGTTTATACTGTATTTAAATCAGTTTCAAATTAAAGCCGAAGAGCGAGCATTAACTAAAGTTTTTGGCCAACAATTTATCCAATATCAAGCTAAAGTGAGACGCTGGCTGTAA